Genomic segment of Paenibacillus polymyxa:
TATGGACATTTTTTTCTGTGATGCCGAGAGAAGCCATAGGACCGGTAATTTGACTATCTGTTCCCGCTTCTTCAAAGAAGGCACCTACAAGCTGTAGCAGTTGATCGACTTTTTCTTCAAGCGTCATGTTTTCTAAATAGGAATTCAGGTGTTGTTCCATCATAATCCTCCATAAGCTGTATTGTTGGTGGACAGCTCTCTTTTTCAGATTCATGAGATTTTTTGGATAAAGATGATTCAAAAAAGTGCTGAACAGGCTAATAGCTAGTATAGAAGCATAATATTCTGTCGTATTATTAATCGAAACGTTTCTATTGATGAACTCAGTTGGATTATATACGCTTTCAAATGGAGAGTCAAATCCAATGCAGCGGATTTTTATAGGCTAAATAGCGTAATAAAGATGATAAAAACGAAAAAAAGTCAGGATTCCGAGTGAATAAAAAATAATATTGCTATTGAATACGGTTTCAATTTGTTCTATAATGACTATCGAAACGTTTCTATTGACGGGTATGGTCCTTGTGCTTTGAACATAAGTGTTATAGCGGTATGCTTTAATCGCTATGTATTTACATGCATCAGGATTTTGCAAAATTCGATTCCAATCAATTATTGTATTTTTGCAAAGTCCTCGTATTTGAATCCGTTATCATATTGCATGATCGGTAAACCGATCATCTCGGGAGGAATTTGTATGATGAAAAGAACGTTGGGGATCATTTTGGCAAGTACCTTATTACTGGGGGGCGCGCTGGTAGGCTGCTCGTCCAAGGATGATTCGTCTGGCAAAGATGCGAACGGCAAGACGACCATCACCATGTGGGGCATGGGAGCAGAAGGAAAACTGCTGCCTGAAATTGTAAAAGATTTTGAGAAAGAAAATCCAGATATTCACGTTGATGTACAGGCGTTGCCTTGGGATAACGCTCACGATAAGCTGCTGACAGCAGTTGCTTCAAAATCCGGTCCGGACGTGGTTCAGTTAGGTACATCATGGGTTCCCGAACTTGCGTCTGCGGGTGCATTGACGGATATTACCCCTTATATCAGCAAGTATCCTGAACTGGAATCGAAGAATTTCTTCGAGGGTGCTGTAGGTACGACAAAATTTGAAGGGAAACCAGTCGGTGTGCCTTGGTACACTGAAACGAGAGTTTTGTTCTATCGTTCTGACCTACTGAAACAAGTCGGATATAATGAAGCGCCTAAAACGTGGGAAGAGCTTTCCGATGCTGCTCAAAAGCTGGCGGCTCGGGGCAAAGGCAAATATGGCATCTCCTTTAGTGCAAAGGAGCAGTCTATGGGCTTTATGTTTGCTCTCCAGAACGGTTCCAAGCTGGTTGACGAGCAGGGCAATCCGCTGTTCAATCAACCACCGTTTGTGGATGCTGTGAAGTATGTGAATACCTTTTTCCAAAATGGCTCTAACGCAGTGGATATTGGAATTGATTCCGTTCAAGGTTTGCAAGGCGAGGGTATCGTTCCAATGTTTATCAGCGGTCCTTTCATGATTAAAGAAATCAAGAGCAAGGCACCAGAATTGGAAGGTAAGTGGAATATAGCGGAGCTTCCTGGCAAAGTAAACAACCTGTCCGTTTTGGGTGGAGCCAACCTTTCAATTATGAAATTCAGCAAGCACCCAGAGGAGTCGGCCAAATTCCTGGCTTACATGAGCAAACCAGAAACACAGCTGAAATGGATGGATCTGTCCAGTAACTTGCCTGCAACTACTAAATCGTGGGAAGATGCCAAACTGAAGAGTGATCCGATGCTTCGGACGATTCGCAAACAGTTGGATCATTCCGCAGCATTGCCGCAACTGGCCGCATGGGAAGAGGTTTCTCAACAATTCATCAAGAGCTTCGAACGTATTTACCGCGGTCATGCCGATGTACAGAAGGAAATGGATGACTTTAATCAGCAGGCTGCAAGTATAATGAAAAAATAATGATCCATATCCGTCATTGTCAAAGGGAGTGAAGGCATGAAAGGAAGCTCGCAGAAGCTTGCGCCATACTTGTTTATCGGTCCCTCCATCATCCTGTTAACGCTGTTTTCGTTGTTGCCGATACTACTGGCGCTCGTGATCAGCTTCACGGATATGGATCTGTCCGGACTCGTTAATTATGAAAGTATTCGCTTTATAGGATTGGAAAATTACACGAACGTGCTTTTGGACCCTTCCTTTATAAAGTCCCTTGGTAATACCCTGTTCTTCGTCATCATCGGTGTTCCGTTGGTGCTGATATTTTCGCTTAGCATCGCGATTCTGATTAACATGGGGAAATCACGTGCTTTCAAAGTATTCCGCGTCGTGTTTTATCTGCCTTCCGTAACGAATGTGGTTGCGGTCGCAGTGGTTTGGAGCTATCTGTATAATCCGACGCTTGGATTATTCAACTACGTACTTGGTCAGATGAATTTAGGTCCCGTCCCATGGCTGACCGATCCAACAGTAGCGAAAATTTCGCTGATTGTGTTAGCGGTTTGGCGGGGCATCGGCTTAAACATGATTATTTTTATTGCGGCTATTAAAGGGATTCCGGGTTCTTATTATGAAGCGGCTCAGCTCGACGGTGCCAATACATGGCAGCAAATTCGTTATATTACGCTTCCGCAGCTTCGTTACGCTATTTTCTTCGTGTCCATCACGACGATGATCGGCTGGCTGCAATTTTTCGAGGAACCGTTTGTCATGACCAAAGGGAAACCGCTCGACGGTACGCTGACGGCATCCCTGTTCATTTACAATAACGGATTCCAATTTAGTAAATTCGGGTATGCCGCGGCGGGATCGTTCATTCTGTTCTTCGCGATCATCGCGGTGACGCTGATTCAGTTCCGTTTGCAAAATAAAGCGGAGTCCTGATAGAGAGAGGTGATGAACGTGAAAACAGCTGTTCAGCAAGCCCGCGCCAATACGCGCAGTGGTGAAAAAACATTTCAATGGTTCGTGGCGATTCTCCTGACCGTAGGAGGTCTGTTGATGGTGCTGCCTTTTGCGTGGATGATTCTATCCTCCTTTAAGACAGAGGGGGAGGTAACCAAAATTCCTCCGACCATCTGGCCGCAGCATTTTACACTGGATAATTTTAAATTACTATTCGATAGCATGGCTTTTGGAACCTATCTGACGAATACGCTGATTATTGTTTTAGCTTCCTTCTTCGGATTATTTCTGAATGCCATGGCAGGTTATGGCTTTGCCAAATTCCAATTTAAAGGCAAAGGGTTTCTGTTCTATTTGGTACTGGCAACGATGATGATTCCAGGCCAAGTGACGATGATTCCCGTCTATTTGATTCTGAACCAGATGGGGTTGACCAATTCCATGCTAGGGATTGTCCTGCCTGGATTGGTAGGTGCGTTCGCGATCTTCCTGTTCCGGCAGTTCATGTCCGATATCCCGGAAGAACTGCTAGAGGCGACACGCCTCGATGGAGCAGGGGAGTTCCGTACTTTTCTGCAAATCGTATTGCCTATCTCGACACCGATTCTAGCAGTACAGGCCATTTTAACCTTTATCGGCGGATGGAACAGCTTCCTGTGGCCGCTCATTATTGCGAACGATGAGAAGCTGTACACATTGTCCGTCGGACTGTCACTGCTCAAGGGACAGAACGAAAGTCAATTTGCCCTTCAAATGGCAGGCTCGACCTTTATGGTCGTTCCGATCATGATTATCTTCATTGTTTTCCAAAAGTATATTATCGAGAACTATACGATTTCGGGGATTAAGTAATAGTGTAGTGACAAACTATAGGCTGAACATAGTAACGGCGTAGTTTCTTGGTTCTAAACCAACGAGACTACGCCGTTTACTCTAATGGAAATATGATCAGCAGGACAACTATTACTATTTAGAAAAGGGTTATTCACTCAATAAGTTTGTTTATAAAACGAAACACTTAGAAATACGTAACCAATTGCTTATCGTTTATTCTAAACATTAATAAATGCATTAAGTATTTAATAATAATATTGACTATAATAAATATGGTGTGTTATATTAAAACCGTAAATAAAACGGCTTCTTAGTCTTGGTGGTACAACGGATTTTATTTTCGCATTCAGAGAGGATGGTTTAGGTGGCAGCAGCTGTAAAAGCAAAGATGATCGTAGACAAATCTTTTCGTATTGCTGAAGTCGATAAACGCATTTATGGCTCTTTTGTAGAGCATCTCGGGCGTGCCGTATATGGTGGCATTTACGAGCCTACTCATTCAACCAGTGATGAAGGCGGTTTCCGAAATGATGTTAAAGATTTGGTAAAACAGCTTGATGTTCCTATTATACGCTATCCGGGAGGCAATTTTGTATCCGGTTACAATTGGGAGGACGGTGTCGGCCCTGTCGCGTCCAGACCTAGACAGTTGGAGCTGGCGTGGAGAACGGTCGAGCCGAATGAAGTGGGTACGAATGAATTTTTCAAGTGGGCCAAGGATGTAGGTTCCGAAGTCATGATGGCAGTTAATCTGGGTACGCGCGGAATTGATGCTGCGCGTAATCTGGTGGAATATTGCAACCACACAGGCGGTTCCTACTGGAGTGATCTACGTCGTAGTCACGGTGTAGAGCAACCACATAAGATTAAAACCTGGTGTCTTGGTAACGAGATGGATGGCCCATGGCAGATTGGTCATAAGACAGCAGAAGAATATGGCCGACTGGCTGTTGAATCTGCAAAAGCCATGAAGCTGATTGATCCTGACATTGAGCTTGTATCTTGTGGTAGCTCCAGTTCCACAATGCCGACGTTCCCAGAATGGGAAGCAACCACACTGGATCATACCTATGAGGTAGCAGACTATATTTCCTTGCACCAATACTACGGCAATCATGACAATGATACGGCTAATTACCTGGCACGCTCTATGGATATGGATCATTTTATTCATACGGTCATTTCGACTTGTGACTATATCAAAGCAAAGAAACGCAGCAAGAAGAAAATGATGCTCAGCTTTGACGAATGGAACGTATGGTACCACTCCAATGATGCGGACAAAAAAATTGATCCGTGGTCTGTGGCGCCGCCGCAGCTTGAGGATATCTATAACTTTGAGGATGCACTGTTGGTAGGCAGTATGTTGATTACGTTCCTGCGCCACGCGGATCGTGTGAAAATGGCTTGCCTCGCCCAACTGGTCAACGTTATTGCGCCGATCATGACCGAGAATAACGGAAAGGCGTGGAAACAAACGATTTTCTATCCGTATTTGCATGCCTCCCGTTATGGTCGTGGCATATCGCTGATGCCTGTTGTGGATTCGGAAAAATACGATTCCAAGGACTTCACAGACATTCCTTATCTGGACAGCGCTGTAGTTTATGATGAAGAGGGAGACGCACTGACTGTCTTTGCAGTGAACCGTCATTTGTCTGAATCGCTGGAGCTGACAGTAGATGTACGCAGTTTTGAAGGCTACCGCATTGTCGAGCATACTGTATTGGAGCATGATGATCTTAAAGCGACCAACAGTCCAGCTGGTGAAAAAGTTACGCCTCACAACGGCGGCAACGCCAAGCTTGAAGACGGAATTGTAAAAGCTCATTTGGGCAAAGCATCGTGGAACGTTATCCGTCTCGCTAAGTCACATTAATTCTCTTCTGTAAAAGGTCCAGCTTCGACTGTATCTAAATAAGCTCGCATTCTCTCTTGTAAGAGTATTACAAGAGCGGCAATGCGAGCTTTTTGCGTAAAATGAGCCATTTGTCCCTCCATAGATATAGGTCTCTAAGAGAAGGGTGGATTTTAAATAAATATTATGTTTATTACTAAATTTAACTAGACAAAGATGATCCTTATTCACTAAGTGCTCGTACTCCGTACATTTTTATG
This window contains:
- a CDS encoding sugar ABC transporter substrate-binding protein, whose protein sequence is MMKRTLGIILASTLLLGGALVGCSSKDDSSGKDANGKTTITMWGMGAEGKLLPEIVKDFEKENPDIHVDVQALPWDNAHDKLLTAVASKSGPDVVQLGTSWVPELASAGALTDITPYISKYPELESKNFFEGAVGTTKFEGKPVGVPWYTETRVLFYRSDLLKQVGYNEAPKTWEELSDAAQKLAARGKGKYGISFSAKEQSMGFMFALQNGSKLVDEQGNPLFNQPPFVDAVKYVNTFFQNGSNAVDIGIDSVQGLQGEGIVPMFISGPFMIKEIKSKAPELEGKWNIAELPGKVNNLSVLGGANLSIMKFSKHPEESAKFLAYMSKPETQLKWMDLSSNLPATTKSWEDAKLKSDPMLRTIRKQLDHSAALPQLAAWEEVSQQFIKSFERIYRGHADVQKEMDDFNQQAASIMKK
- a CDS encoding carbohydrate ABC transporter permease, translating into MKGSSQKLAPYLFIGPSIILLTLFSLLPILLALVISFTDMDLSGLVNYESIRFIGLENYTNVLLDPSFIKSLGNTLFFVIIGVPLVLIFSLSIAILINMGKSRAFKVFRVVFYLPSVTNVVAVAVVWSYLYNPTLGLFNYVLGQMNLGPVPWLTDPTVAKISLIVLAVWRGIGLNMIIFIAAIKGIPGSYYEAAQLDGANTWQQIRYITLPQLRYAIFFVSITTMIGWLQFFEEPFVMTKGKPLDGTLTASLFIYNNGFQFSKFGYAAAGSFILFFAIIAVTLIQFRLQNKAES
- a CDS encoding carbohydrate ABC transporter permease, whose amino-acid sequence is MKTAVQQARANTRSGEKTFQWFVAILLTVGGLLMVLPFAWMILSSFKTEGEVTKIPPTIWPQHFTLDNFKLLFDSMAFGTYLTNTLIIVLASFFGLFLNAMAGYGFAKFQFKGKGFLFYLVLATMMIPGQVTMIPVYLILNQMGLTNSMLGIVLPGLVGAFAIFLFRQFMSDIPEELLEATRLDGAGEFRTFLQIVLPISTPILAVQAILTFIGGWNSFLWPLIIANDEKLYTLSVGLSLLKGQNESQFALQMAGSTFMVVPIMIIFIVFQKYIIENYTISGIK
- a CDS encoding alpha-N-arabinofuranosidase; the encoded protein is MAAAVKAKMIVDKSFRIAEVDKRIYGSFVEHLGRAVYGGIYEPTHSTSDEGGFRNDVKDLVKQLDVPIIRYPGGNFVSGYNWEDGVGPVASRPRQLELAWRTVEPNEVGTNEFFKWAKDVGSEVMMAVNLGTRGIDAARNLVEYCNHTGGSYWSDLRRSHGVEQPHKIKTWCLGNEMDGPWQIGHKTAEEYGRLAVESAKAMKLIDPDIELVSCGSSSSTMPTFPEWEATTLDHTYEVADYISLHQYYGNHDNDTANYLARSMDMDHFIHTVISTCDYIKAKKRSKKKMMLSFDEWNVWYHSNDADKKIDPWSVAPPQLEDIYNFEDALLVGSMLITFLRHADRVKMACLAQLVNVIAPIMTENNGKAWKQTIFYPYLHASRYGRGISLMPVVDSEKYDSKDFTDIPYLDSAVVYDEEGDALTVFAVNRHLSESLELTVDVRSFEGYRIVEHTVLEHDDLKATNSPAGEKVTPHNGGNAKLEDGIVKAHLGKASWNVIRLAKSH